From a region of the Sesamum indicum cultivar Zhongzhi No. 13 linkage group LG3, S_indicum_v1.0, whole genome shotgun sequence genome:
- the LOC105158202 gene encoding zinc-finger homeodomain protein 7-like, with amino-acid sequence MEGDSSNDIYRECLRNHAASLGSYATDGCGEFTLDDTAPGGGLNCAACGCHRNFHRKVIRSQTHDAAADVIVDYASGGSGRQQVTGMAYSPESSERGSKKRFRTKFTAEQKEKMLGFAEKLGWKLQRKDEEDEIERFCRGVGISRKVFKVWMHNHKNSPPHSAGNVSSLTDQ; translated from the coding sequence atggaggGAGATAGCAGCAACGACATATATAGAGAATGCTTGAGAAACCATGCAGCCAGCCTCGGGAGCTACGCGACCGACGGCTGCGGAGAGTTCACACTGGACGACACGGCTCCCGGCGGCGGCCTCAACTGCGCTGCATGCGGCTGCCACCGCAACTTCCACCGCAAAGTCATCCGGAGCCAAACCCACGACGCGGCTGCCGATGTCATCGTAGACTATGCCAGCGGCGGATCGGGGCGGCAGCAGGTGACGGGAATGGCGTACTCGCCGGAGTCGTCGGAGCGGGGCAGCAAGAAGAGGTTCAGAACAAAGTTCACGGCGGAGCAGAAGGAGAAAATGCTGGGGTTTGCGGAGAAGTTGGGGTGGAAGTTGCAGAGGAAAGATGAAGAAGACGAGATTGAGAGATTCTGCAGAGGGGTTGGGATCAGTAGGAAAGTGTTCAAAGTTTGGATGCACAATCACAAGAACTCTCCACCGCATTCTGCTGGGAATGTGTCCTCTCTTACTGATCAATAa